The Streptomyces capitiformicae genome contains the following window.
AAACCGGGCCCGCCACAGCGACGTGACAGCAAAAAAGGCTCACCCTGATGACACAGGGCGGACAGAGCACCACCGCCGCCCTGCGCCGCTCCCTGGCTCCCTGGACACTCCCATCCGGGGGGCGTCCTCAAAGCAGTTGTCGGTCTCGATGAACAGCAGCGGCAGCCCCACCTCCGGGGCGATGAGGACGATGTCCGCCCACGCATCTCCCACGCCGGGGTTCCTCCACGTGCCCGTCGCCAGGAGGGCGACCTCGGTGGCGTAGGAGGTGATGCTGCCGATCCCGTCGGGCGTGTCGACAGGCCTGGGCGGCCGCGATGGCTTCGGCCGGCTGCCCGGCCACCAGGTGAAGGTCCGGCTTCGGGCGGATCATCGCGATGGCCGTCTCGTTGACCGTCATCGCGTGCGAGGCGCCCGAGCGGCCCACGCTCTTGGGCATGCCGCCCATCTCCTCCTGCCCCCGGTCCAACTCGATCGCGGCGGAGGCCAGCCCGTCCTTGGTGAGCAGGCGCAGCTTCTCGCCCCCTCGGGTGCGGCCGCCGTCGACGGCGGCGGCGTAGATCGTTGAGCGCGCCGCATGGGAGGCGGTACGCGCCTCCTTCCGCTCGGCGCGCAAAGTCGCCCAAGACAGATACATGCCGCCCACGGACGGCAACAGCCGGCCAGCGTCTCGGCGATCCGCAGGTCGAAACGGACGGCGAGGCACACCGCCCCGATCATGCCGCCGACCGAGAGCACGAGATGGACCGCACCGCCCCGCCGAGTCCGCCCAGCAGTCTCCATGGCCGGATTCTCGGCGCGGGCGAACACCGGATGAGGGACATCGGCGGATCGGCCCCTCGGACGAGTGACGTCAGATCCAGCCCTGCTCCCAGGCGCGCTGGGCGGCCGCATGCCGGGTCGGGACGCCCAGCTTGGACATGGCGGAGGAGAGGTAGTTGCGAACCGTGCCGGACGCCAGGTGGACCTCCGCGGCGATGTCCGCGATCGAGGCGCCTTTGCGCGCGGCGCGCAGGATCTCCAGTTCGCGGCCGGTGAGCGGGCAGTCGTCCTCGGTCAGTGCGGAGGCGGCGATGTCCGGGTCCACATAGCGTCGGCCGGCGGCGATGTCGCGGATGATCTCGGCCAGCCGGGCCGCCGGGGTCGTCTTGGGGACGAAGCCCCGCACACCGGCGGCCAGGGCCCGGCGCAGTACGGCGGGTCGGGCGTGCCGGGTCACCAGGACGATCCGCGTGGGCAGTTCGGCCTGGATCTCCTCGGCGGCGCGCAGCCCGTCGGCGGGTGGCATCTCCAGGTCCAGGACGGCGATGTCGGGGCGGTGCTCGTGGGCCAGCCGTACCGCCTCGGTCGAGGTGGCCGCCTCGGCGACGACGGTGAGGTCCTGCTCCAGCCCGAGCAGGGCGGCCAGGGCGCTTCTGAGCAGGTCCTCGTCGTCGGCGATCAGCAGGCGGATCATCGGGCGGCTCCGTCCGTGGGCTTCAGTGACACCGGCGAGCTCGGCGATCGCGTGGATCTCCTCGACATGTGTGACTTCGGCGATCGCGTCGGCTCCGGTGATTCCGATGGCCGCGTAAGGTCCGGCGGCCTCACCGGCAGCGCGGCCGCGACCACGAAGCGGTCGCCGTCCTGGTGCCACGTCAGCTCGCCGCCCGCCGCCTCCAGCCGCTCGGCGAGCGATCGCAGTCCCGTGCCGTCGAGGCCGGCGGGATGCCCCTCGGCGCCGTCGTTGATCACCCGCAGGCGGGCGGAACCGTCCGCGATCCGGTAGTCGACCTCGGCGTAATCGGCCCGGCTGTGCCGGAGCACGTTGGTGGTGGCCTCCCGCATCACCCGACCGAGCAGGTGCCGGGCGGAGTCCGTGAGGCCGGGGGTCACGGCGGCGGGGTCGAGGTTCGTCCTCGCGTCGATGCCGGCCGCGGCAAGCACCCGCGTCGCGTTGCCGATCTCGTCGTCCAGCGACGTACGACGGTAGCCCTGCACCACGGCCCGCGTGTCGCTCAGGGCATCCACCGACAGCTGCCGTATCTCCTTCAACTCCGTGGCGGCGCGCGCCGGGTCCACCTCGACCAGCCGTGCCGCCAACTCGCTCTTCAGCGCGATGACCTGGAGGTGGTGGCCCTGGATGTCGTGCAGATCGGCGGCGAACCGCAGCCGCTCCTCCCTGACCGCCAGCTCCGCCTCCAGCCGCCGTGCCTCGTCCAGCCGCCGTGCCGTGTCCCAGGCCCACAGCGGGCCGAGCGTCACCCACGCCGTGAAGGCGACCAGCCCGGGCGGGAACAGTGCGGCGTACACCAACTCGCCGTCCCCCTCGACCAGACTGACCACTCCCCCGGGCAGCGGCGCGAGGACCACGGCGCCCGCGATCACCCCTCGCCTGCGGCGCGGCGGGAGATACGTGGCGACGATCGCCACGACGACGGCGGGCGCGACCGGCCAAAGCCCGTAGTCGCGCAGGGCCAGGGGGAAGGCCGCGAGCACGGCTCCGGCCACGCCGGCGGTGATCAGCAGACCCAGGGGCGGTTCGGAAGACGCGGCGTCCGGCACGGGGAGGAGCGCCAGCCGACGGCTCAGGAGTACGACGCTCGCCCACACCTCGACCGCCAGCGCCCCGGCGGCCGGGCCGCGGGCCCACAGCGGGACGTCACCGTCGAGGACCCAGGCGCCGACGAAGACGGCCAGGACACACACGGTCATGCCCGGCACGGTCCACCACGTGTAGCGCCGGAAGCTCGTCAGCCCCGCGGCCCGTCGATCGATCGCATCGTCCCCCACCGGGCCATTGTGGCCCAGGCCGCATGACAAATGTCATGCGCGGACGTGACAACTCCACGCGTGGGCACGGGGATTCGACACTACTGGCGGGCTTGGCGGGGGCGCAGGCTGAAGGGGTCCGAGAGATACCCCGTCCCGGTACCCAATGGAGGGTTCCCATGTCCACTCCTGCCCCGCACGCGACGGCGGACGGACCGCACGCGGCCACGATGCTCAAGCGGCGCTGGCCCACGGCCCTGGCCGTCGCATTCGTCGCACTCAACGTGATCGCGTCCGGATCGCAGGACGTGGCCGACGCCGTCGGCGGCTTCGCGGAGACCCTGCCGTTGCTGCCTCTGATCTACCTGGTCGTCCATCAGATCGGAAAGGCAGAGGCCACCTGGCCGGTGCTCGGAGCCGGGGTGGTGCTCGTGTTCGCTCTCCCCTTCCAGGACCTGGTCGCCCCGTCGACGGCCCTCGTCGCCCTCGCCGCGGCCGTCCTGGTCCGGGGCGCAGTTCTCGGGACCCCGCACGGGCGGCCCACCTTCGGGGTCCAGGCCCTCGGCGCGCTCGTCTTCTGCGGGCTCGCGCTGGCCGGGCTCGCGGTGGATCCGGACCTGGGCCGCTACCTGGTGGCGGCCGGCTGGTTCTTCCACGGTGTCTGGGACTTCGTGCACCTGCGGCTCGACAAGGTCGTCTCCCGTACGTTCGCCGAGTGGTGCGGAGTCATCGACGTACTCGTCGCCGTCCAACTGCTCTTTCTGGTCTATTGATCCGAAACGGTAGGTGTTCCGGGTCGTTGATCCCTGTGTGAGTGAACTGGTGGGGGACGCACGGCAGTTGTCGCCGCTCAACGGACAACAAGCACAGACGGTCGACCTCCCCACCTACGCCTTCCAACACCGCCGCTACTGGCTGGAGAAGACCACCCCAGCCCCGGCTCTCGACTCCCGCCGGCAGATCGACGCACGCTTCTGGGAAGCCGTCGAACGCGAAGACCTTGAAGCACTCGCCGAAACCCTGCAACTGCCTGGCAGCGAACCGCTCGCCGAGGTCCTGCCCGCGCTCTCGAACTGGCGCAAGCAGGAAGCCACCCGCTCGGCGATCGACGGCTGGCGCTACAAGGTGATCTGGAAAGCGATCGGTCGGAGCGCGAAGGCGCCACAGCTCACCGGCGACTGGCTGGTCGTCGTCCCGAGCGAGTACGAGGGCGGCCCTCACGCCGACCTCATCGCCTCCGCCTACCGGGGTCTGGCGGCCCACGGTGCCCGCCTCGTCACCGTCGAGGTGTCCGGCGGTGTCGACCGGGTCGGGCTGGCCTCCCTGGTGCGTTCCGCCATGAGCGGTGACAGGGATCCGGTGCAGCCGGTCGGTGTGCTGTCACTGCTCGCGCTGGACGAGTCCCCGTACACCCCGGGTAGTGCGCTCGACAGCGGGCTCGCCCTGAACGCCGCCTTGGTGCAGGCGCTCGGTGACGCCGGGGTCGGGGCGCCGTTGTGGATCGCCACGCGGGGTGCCGTGTCCACTGGGCGTGCCGACCGGCTGGTGGCACCCGCGCAGGCGCAGGCGTGGGGGCTTGGCCGGATCGCCGCGTTGGAGTATCCGCAGCGCTTCGGTGGGCTCGTCGATCTGCCGGCGGAGTTGGACGAGCGTGCCGTGGGCCGGTTGGTGGCCGTGCTGTCGGGTGCGGTCGAGGAGGACCAGGTCGCCGTACGGGGTTCCGGGCTCCTCGCCCGGCGTCTGGTGCGGGCCGGGCTGCCCGACGCGGTCCCTGGGGGCTGGGCGCCCAGTGGGACGGTGCTGGTGACCGGTGGGATCGGGGGCGTCGGGGCTCAGGTCGCCCGGCGGTTGGCCCACGCCCGCGGCGGTGCCGTACATCTGCTGCTGGTCGGGCGTCGGGGTGCGGAGGCGCCCGGGGCGGACGCGTTGGAGGCCGAGCTGACCGGGCTCGGTGCCCGGGTGACCGTCGCGGCCTGTGATGTCGCCGACCGCGATGAGCTCGCCGCGCTGCTGGCCGCCGTACCGGAGGACATGCCTCTCACCGCCGTGGTGCACGCGGCCGCGGTGCTCGACGACGGTGTGCTGGACGCGCTCACGCCCGAGCGGGCCGAGACGGTGCTGCGGCCCAAGGTGGCGGCGGCGCTGCTGCTGCACGAGCTGACCCGGGACCTCGATCTGTCGGCGTTCGTGCTGTTCTCCTCGCTCGCCGGGACCCTCGGTGGGCCCGGGCAGGGCAGTTACGCCGCCGCCAACACGTTCCTGGACGCGCTCGCGCGGCAGCGGCACGCCGACGGGTTGCCCGCGACGTCGGTCGCCTGGGGTGCCTGGGGCGGTGGTGGTCTGGCCTCCGGTGAGACGGGGGAACGGCTGGCGCGTACCGGGATGCCCGCCATGGACCCGGAGTCGGCGCTGACGGCGCTGGAGCAGGCCGTCATGGGCGACGAGCCCGTGCTGGCCGTGGCGGATGTGCGGTGGGAGACGTATGCGTTCGCGCACTCCGACGCCGTCGCGCCGGTGCTCGCGGACCTGCCGGAGGTGCGGGCGGCGGTGGCCGCGCGCACCGCGCCCGCGCCGGGTGGCGACGAGGACCACAACACGCTGACGGCGCGGCTCGCGGCGTTGCCGTATGAGGAGCGGCGGCGTGAACTGCTGGGTCTCGTACGGTCGTTGGCGGCGTCGGCGCTCGGGTTCCCCGGTGCCGAGGACGTCGACGAAGAGCGGGCCTTCCGTGACCTCGGCTTCGACTCGCTGACCGCGGTGGCGCTGCGCAACAGCGTCGCCGAGGCCACGGGACTGCGGCTGCCGGTGACGCTGGTCTTCGACCATCCGACCGCGACGGCGCTCGCCCGCAAGCTGCACCAGGAGCTGTTCGGGGAGGCGGATGCCGGAGTGGAGTCCACGCCGGCGGTTCCCGCGAGGGTGGTGGCGACGGACGACGATCCGATCGTCATCGTGTCGATGAGCTGCCGTTACCCGGGCGGGGCCGACAGCCCGGACGCGTTGTGGCGGTTGCTGGCGGAGGGCCGGGACGCCGTGTCGGCGTTCCCGGAGGACCGTGGCTGGGACCTCAAGGGGGCCTACGACCCGGATCCGGACCGCCCGGGGACCTTCTACGCCCGTGGCGGTGGATTCCTGTACGACGCCCACCACTTCGACCCGGAGTTCTTCGGGATGAGTCCGCGTGAGGCGCTGGCCGTCGATCCGCAGCAGCGGCTGCTCCTGGAGACGTCCTGGGAGGCGTTCGAGCGGGCCGGTGTCGATCCGGGTGTGCTGCGCGGCAGTGCGGTCGGGGTGTTCGTCGGCTCGAACTACCACGACTACGGCTCCCGGGTGCAGCACGCGCCCAAGGACTTCGAGGGCTATCTGGCGACGGGCAGCGCCGGCAGTGTGGCGTCCGGGCGGATCGCCTACACCTTCGGTCTGGAGGGCCCTGCCGTCACCGTCGACACCGCGTGCTCCTCGTCGCTGGTGGCCCTGCACATGGCCGCCCAGGCGCTGCGTTCGGGTGAGTGCACGATGGCGTTGGCTGGCGGGGTGACGGTGATCTCCTCGCTGGACACGTTCATCGAGTTCAGCAGGCAGCGGGCGCTGTCCGCGGACGGGCGCTGCAAGGCGTTCTCCGACGACGCCGACGGCGCCGGCTGGGCCGAGGGGGTCGGTGTGGTCCTGCTCGAGCGGCTGTCCGACGCCCGCCGCAACGGTCACCCGGTGCTCGCGGTGCTCGCCGGTTCCGCGGTGAACCAGGACGGTGCCAGCAACGGGCTGACCGCGCCGAGCGGACCCGCGCAGCAGCGGGTCATCCGGCAGGCCCTGGCGGCCGCCGGGCTGTCCCCGGCCGACGTGGACGCCGTCGAGGCGCATGGCACCGGTACCCGGCTGGGCGACCCGATCGAGGCGCAGGCGCTGCTGGCGACGTACGGGCAGGACCGTCCCGAGGACCGGCCGCTGCTGCTCGGCGCGCTGAAGTCCAACATCGGGCACAGCCAGGCCGCCGCCGGTGTCGGCGGTGTGATCAAGATGGTGCTGGCGATGCGGCACGGGACGCTGCCGCGCACCCTGCACGCCGACCGGCCGTCGGCGCAGATCGACTGGGCGGAGGGTGCCGTGTCCCTGCTGTCCGAGCCCGTTCAGTGGCCGGACACCGGCCGGCCGCGCCGGGCCGGGGTGTCGGCGTTCGGCATCAGTGGCACGAACGCCCACGTGATCCTGGAGCAGGCGCCGCCCGCCCAGCCGGAGACGCCGTCCGCCGAGAACGCCACATCGTCGGAGACGCCGCCCGCCGAGAACGCCACATCGTCGGAGACGCCGCCCGCCGAGAACGCCACATCGTCGGAGACGCCGCCCGCCGAGAACGCCACATCGTCGGAGACGCCGTCCGCCGAGAACGCCACGTCGTCGGAGGCGGCGCCCCTGACCGTCGTCTCCGGCGGCGTGGTCCCCTGGGTGTTGTCGGGGCGGAGCGCGGAGGCGCTGCGGGCCCAGGCCGCCCGGTTGCTCTCCCACCTCACCGATCCGCGACGGCAGGAAGGCGACGACGCCCCCGGTGACATCGCCTGCTCGCTCGCCCTGGGGCGGGCCGCGTTCGACCACCGGGCGGCCGTCGTCGGCCGGGACCGGGAGGAACTCCTCGCCGCGCTCGGGGCGTTGGCCGACGGCCGGGAGGCGCCGGGGCTGGTGCGCGGACAGCGGCGGCGCGGTGGACGTACCGCGTTCCTGTTCAGCGGGCAGGGCAGCCAGCGGCCGGGGATGGGGCGTGAACTGTACGCGGCGTACCCGGAGTTCGCCGACGCCCTCGACGCCGTGTGCGCCGAGTTCGACCGTGAGCTCGAACGGCCGTTGCGCGAGGTGCTGTTCGCCCCGGCCGGCACTCCGGAGGCCGAGCTGCTGGACCGTACCGCCTACACGCAGGCCGGGCTGTTCGCGCTCGAAGTGGCCCAGTTCCGGCTGCTGGAACACTGGGGGCTGTGGCCGGACGTCGTCGTCGGTCACTCGATCGGCGAGTTGGCCGCCGCCCATGTGGCCGGGGTGCTCGACCTCGGTGACGCCTGCCGGCTGGTCGCCGCGCGCGGCCGGCTGATGCAGGAGCTGCCGGACGGCGGCGCCATGGTGTCCGTCCAGGCCGGTGAGGCGGAGGTCGTCGAGGCGCTGCTCCCGTACGAGGGCCGGGTGTCCGTGGCCGCCGTCAACGGGCCGGTGTCCGTGGTCGTCTCGGGTGACGAGGACGCGGTGGCGGAGCTGGCCGAGGCGTGGCGGGCGGCCGGGCTGCGCACCAAGCGGCTGACGGTGTCGCACGCCTTCCACTCACCGCGCATGGAACCGATGCTGGACCGCTTCGCGGCCGTCGCCCGCGAGGTGACGTACGCGGCCCCGGCCCTGCCCGTCGTGTGCGACCTCACCGGTGAACTCGCCGACTCCGGGCAGCTGGAGGGTGCCGACTACTGGGTGCGGCATGTGCGCGGCACGGTCCGTTACGCCGACGCCGTCGCCACCCTCGAACGGCAGGGCGTCACGGCGTATGTCGAGCTGGGTCCCGACGGGATCCTCACCGCCATGACCCGTGACTGCCTCACCGACCCGGACGGCGCCGTCGTCGCCACGCCGCTGCTGCGCCGGGACCGGCCCGAGGAGGTGGCGCTGACCACGGCCCTCGCCACACTGCACACGTACGGCGTGAGCCCCGACTGGGCGCGGTACTTCGCCGGGCGGGCGGCGCGCCGGGCCGAGCTGCCGACGTACGCCTTCCAGCGCGACCGGTACTGGCTCGACGCGGCCCCGCGCACC
Protein-coding sequences here:
- a CDS encoding sensor histidine kinase, with product MGDDAIDRRAAGLTSFRRYTWWTVPGMTVCVLAVFVGAWVLDGDVPLWARGPAAGALAVEVWASVVLLSRRLALLPVPDAASSEPPLGLLITAGVAGAVLAAFPLALRDYGLWPVAPAVVVAIVATYLPPRRRRGVIAGAVVLAPLPGGVVSLVEGDGELVYAALFPPGLVAFTAWVTLGPLWAWDTARRLDEARRLEAELAVREERLRFAADLHDIQGHHLQVIALKSELAARLVEVDPARAATELKEIRQLSVDALSDTRAVVQGYRRTSLDDEIGNATRVLAAAGIDARTNLDPAAVTPGLTDSARHLLGRVMREATTNVLRHSRADYAEVDYRIADGSARLRVINDGAEGHPAGLDGTGLRSLAERLEAAGGELTWHQDGDRFVVAAALPVRPPDLTRPSESPEPTRSPKSHMSRRSTRSPSSPVSLKPTDGAAR
- a CDS encoding response regulator transcription factor encodes the protein MIRLLIADDEDLLRSALAALLGLEQDLTVVAEAATSTEAVRLAHEHRPDIAVLDLEMPPADGLRAAEEIQAELPTRIVLVTRHARPAVLRRALAAGVRGFVPKTTPAARLAEIIRDIAAGRRYVDPDIAASALTEDDCPLTGRELEILRAARKGASIADIAAEVHLASGTVRNYLSSAMSKLGVPTRHAAAQRAWEQGWI